The Bos indicus isolate NIAB-ARS_2022 breed Sahiwal x Tharparkar chromosome X, NIAB-ARS_B.indTharparkar_mat_pri_1.0, whole genome shotgun sequence genome has a window encoding:
- the NUP62CL gene encoding nucleoporin-62 C-terminal-like protein isoform X2 has product MLFTPFSDSSICTAATGPSFDAPVTSTGMFGDTSLGFGLSFSGAYGAAAVASTIASTTTTTTVTTTTTTTATSSFTLNLKPLTSIGINNTVPVSITSIPFTPTVNMIIRSYCILFSAIITPVMTYGQLDGLVNKWNLELEDQEKYFLHQATLVNAWDYTLMENGEKITALHGEVEKVKLHQKRLEQELDFILSQQRELEDLFIPLEESLKDHSGSVYPQYIDEHEKTYKFAENVDAQMKQMTQDLKDIIEYLNIFESPADSTDLTCCRGR; this is encoded by the exons TTGATGCCCCAGTAACTTCCACTGGAATGTTTGGTGATACATCTTTGGGATTTGGATTAAGTTTCTCTGGAGCATATGGAGCAGCTGCTGTTGCATCTA CTATAGCAtcaaccaccactaccaccactgttaccaccaccaccactactactGCCACTAGTAGCTTTACCTTGAACCTAAAACCACTGACATCAATTGGGATTAATAACACTGTTCCAGTCAGCATTACATCTATACCTTTTACTCCGACTGTTAA TATGATCATCCGATCATACTGTATCCTTTTTAGTGCAATCATAACTCCTGTGATGACATATGGTCAGCTGGACGGTCTGGTAAACAAATGGAACCTTGAGTTAGAGGATCAAGAGAAATACTTTCTTCACCAGGCCACCCTGGTCAATGCTTGGGACTATACATTGATGGAGAATGGTGAGAAG ataactgctttacatggagaagtagaaaaagtgaaactgCATCAGAAAAG GCTGGAACAAGAATTGGATTTTATCCTATCACAGCAGAGGGAACTGGAAGATCTCTTTATCCCTTTGGAGGAGTCTCTAAAGGACCATAGTGGGTCTGTTTATCCACAGTATATAGATGAGCATGAGAAGAC TTACAAGTTTGCAGAAAATGTAGATGCTCAGATGAAACAAATGACCCAAGATCTCAAGGACATCATTGAGTACCTGAATATATTTGAAAGTCCTGCTGACTCTACTGACCTG